A single genomic interval of Halobacillus halophilus DSM 2266 harbors:
- the chrA gene encoding chromate efflux transporter produces the protein MSQQQNKTTLQILLEILFTSTKLGLTSFGGPVAHLAYFKDEYIDRRKWLNDKTYADLIALCQFLPGPASSQVGISIGILRGGILGGITSFIGFTLPSVIVLVVFALLYQNFSLADADFIHSLKVVAAAVVLHALIGLGQKLTPDKSRKAIAVVAALVMLLYPSAWIQIVIILAAGLLGLSWFKDKAESKIEPFTVNISKKTGILSLTILGISLVSLPIISNVVNNSLLHIFDIFFRVGSLVFGGGHVVLPMIERELVPQGLLSPDEFLAGYGMAQAVPGPLFTFSSYLGTMMEGVAGAVVATIGIFLPSFLLIIGALPFLSELRKRASFQGILMGVNASVVGILLAAFYDPVVKSSIFDGADFALGTILFALLNIWKVPAWMIVILGVIGGYLLNLLGF, from the coding sequence TTGAGCCAACAACAGAATAAAACTACTCTACAAATCCTATTAGAAATCTTATTTACATCTACGAAACTGGGCTTGACCTCATTTGGAGGACCTGTAGCCCACCTGGCTTATTTTAAAGATGAGTACATCGACCGGCGCAAGTGGTTAAATGACAAAACCTATGCGGATCTCATTGCGTTATGCCAATTCCTGCCCGGACCAGCAAGCAGTCAGGTCGGTATCTCGATTGGAATATTACGCGGGGGAATACTGGGAGGAATTACATCCTTTATTGGTTTCACCCTTCCTTCCGTTATTGTGCTTGTCGTGTTTGCTTTGCTTTATCAAAATTTCTCCCTGGCTGACGCAGACTTTATTCATAGCTTGAAAGTGGTGGCGGCAGCCGTAGTCCTGCATGCTCTTATCGGGCTGGGGCAGAAACTGACGCCGGATAAAAGCAGAAAGGCTATTGCGGTTGTGGCTGCCTTAGTTATGCTGCTGTATCCTTCTGCCTGGATACAAATTGTCATTATCTTAGCTGCTGGACTGCTAGGACTTTCCTGGTTCAAAGATAAAGCAGAATCAAAAATTGAACCTTTCACTGTTAATATATCTAAAAAAACCGGAATCCTTTCCTTAACCATTTTAGGAATTTCGTTAGTTTCACTCCCGATTATATCGAACGTAGTGAACAACTCTTTGCTCCATATTTTCGATATTTTTTTCCGGGTAGGTTCCTTAGTTTTTGGTGGCGGCCATGTTGTATTGCCGATGATTGAAAGAGAATTAGTACCGCAGGGTCTGCTGTCGCCTGATGAGTTCTTAGCTGGTTATGGTATGGCCCAGGCTGTTCCAGGACCGTTATTTACTTTTTCAAGCTACCTCGGAACGATGATGGAAGGAGTCGCAGGAGCAGTAGTTGCTACCATAGGGATTTTCCTGCCTTCTTTTCTGCTTATAATTGGCGCTTTGCCTTTCTTAAGTGAATTGCGTAAGCGTGCTTCTTTCCAGGGGATCCTGATGGGCGTGAATGCGAGCGTCGTTGGCATTCTATTAGCCGCTTTTTATGATCCTGTTGTTAAGAGTTCCATCTTTGATGGTGCAGATTTTGCCTTAGGGACTATATTATTTGCTTTACTTAATATCTGGAAAGTCCCAGCCTGGATGATCGTTATACTCGGTGTCATCGGAGGCTACCTCCTTAATTTATTAGGTTTTTAA
- a CDS encoding PadR family transcriptional regulator yields the protein MDNKVVRKLFLGFIQIHILHHAKEEAIYGSWMLEELQEHGYEISAGTLYPILHNMENDQLLYREDVNVNGKIRKYYRITDKGDAVLQEARAKAYELFKEIK from the coding sequence TTGGATAATAAAGTAGTAAGGAAACTTTTCTTAGGTTTTATACAAATTCATATTTTGCATCATGCCAAAGAAGAAGCTATTTACGGATCCTGGATGCTTGAGGAGCTGCAGGAGCATGGGTACGAAATCAGTGCCGGTACGTTATATCCTATCCTTCACAATATGGAGAACGACCAGCTTCTTTATCGAGAAGATGTCAATGTGAATGGAAAGATACGCAAGTATTACCGCATTACCGATAAAGGGGATGCCGTCTTACAGGAAGCACGGGCTAAGGCCTATGAACTCTTTAAAGAAATAAAATGA
- a CDS encoding MFS transporter, with protein MDNHSNKIQSGIKENILPFFLLVIINLFVGSMVGLERTILPILGEERFGIASASAALSFIVSFGFSKAIVNFFAGNLADRIGRKRVLLIGWAIGLTVPLLVIFAHAWWVVVAANILLGMNQALTWSMTVNMKVDLAKPDQRGLAVGFNEFAGYLGVALMAAISGYVASSYSLSPEPFYIGIGLVIIGFLLSLMVQDTAQHVNLQAIQQDEESGSLSTKEVFKRTTWKNRNLSSSSFAGLTTNFKDGMAWGLFPIFFASGGLSVGQIGTVVALYPAAWGFFQLFTGLWSDRVGRRKLIVSGMFVQALSLWFILFVDTYPLWILGAIFLGIGTAMVYPTILASISDVTHPQWRATSMGVYRFWRDSGYAFGALAAGIIADALSVYWAIGLVGALPFLSGLISMIRLDETLNKKPQ; from the coding sequence GTGGATAACCATTCAAATAAAATTCAGTCAGGAATTAAAGAAAATATCCTTCCATTCTTTTTATTAGTCATAATCAATTTGTTCGTAGGTTCTATGGTAGGTCTGGAAAGAACAATCCTACCTATATTAGGTGAGGAGCGCTTCGGTATAGCATCTGCAAGTGCCGCCCTTTCCTTTATTGTCAGCTTTGGTTTTTCAAAAGCCATTGTAAACTTTTTTGCCGGTAACCTTGCCGATCGAATAGGAAGAAAGAGAGTCCTCCTCATTGGTTGGGCTATAGGGTTAACCGTTCCTCTGTTGGTTATTTTTGCACATGCATGGTGGGTGGTCGTCGCTGCTAATATCCTTTTAGGTATGAATCAGGCGCTGACCTGGTCCATGACCGTTAATATGAAAGTAGATCTTGCCAAGCCAGATCAGAGAGGACTTGCCGTAGGGTTTAATGAATTTGCGGGCTATCTGGGCGTGGCTTTAATGGCAGCCATATCAGGTTATGTGGCATCTTCCTACTCTCTTAGTCCAGAGCCGTTTTATATAGGAATCGGTCTGGTGATCATTGGTTTTCTATTATCACTGATGGTTCAAGATACCGCTCAGCATGTAAATCTGCAGGCTATCCAGCAGGATGAGGAATCAGGGAGCCTATCCACTAAGGAAGTTTTCAAACGAACGACGTGGAAAAACCGCAATTTATCCAGCAGCAGCTTCGCAGGCTTAACAACGAACTTTAAAGATGGTATGGCGTGGGGGCTGTTTCCGATTTTCTTTGCGTCGGGCGGATTAAGTGTGGGACAAATTGGCACAGTGGTGGCCCTGTACCCGGCAGCATGGGGATTCTTCCAGCTGTTCACAGGTCTCTGGAGTGACAGGGTTGGGAGAAGAAAGCTTATCGTTTCCGGAATGTTCGTTCAAGCCTTGTCCTTATGGTTTATTTTGTTTGTCGATACCTATCCTTTATGGATCCTTGGTGCCATCTTTTTGGGTATAGGTACGGCAATGGTTTACCCTACCATTCTCGCGTCAATTAGTGATGTCACTCACCCTCAATGGAGAGCTACTTCTATGGGAGTCTACCGATTTTGGCGGGATAGCGGCTATGCATTTGGAGCGCTGGCAGCCGGAATAATTGCCGATGCCTTATCTGTGTA